The DNA segment ACCTATGGATTCGGGCTTAAATTCCGAAGCCCGGTAGAATGCGGGCTGGGTAACGGCACACCCTTCCAGCAAGAAAAGCACACCGACTAGCGTGATTAGGATTGATTTATGCCAACGGATAGTCATGACTCTTCCCCCTTCGCTATTTCTGGCGATGCAGATTTGCCATCATCAAATTTTCCTCAGCCGCTTTTTCGTAGGCATTGATCAATGCTTGGCAATGTTCTTTAAACCCTTCGGCTTGCCGGCCGTAAAGATAGCTTTTTGCCTCGTATTGGCTCAAAAGCGTCTTGTGTTCCTGGACCTTGGCCTGCATCTCCTTAGCGGTTTCTTCATAATGCTTTACCAATGCCTCATGCTGTACGGCTAGGTCCAAATCCATCGAATGAGGATTGATTTCACTACAGGCAGCTAGTAAGCCGGTCGTTAAAAGCAAAGTAATCAGTAATTTTGTTTTCATAGGTGATTTCCAGAGAAACGGATTTTAGTTTAGTAATCCAGAAGCAAATTGACGGTGCAGCCGAGCCATTTCCAAGTTTTCTTGCTCGGCTTGAGCATATATTTTGATCAGTTGTAAACAATGTGCTTCGAATTGAGCATATTGCTCATCTGCTTTTGAAAGAATTGCTTGATATTCCCCTAATTCTTTTTTGTGGTCTTCGGACTTCACTTTCATTTCATAGGCTATTTGTTCGTAATGAACTGCCAGCGCTTCATGATCTGTCTTTGTTTTCGCGTTATGAATGGCTACGATCATGTCCATGGGATGAGAAGTCAGCTGGACGCAGCCACCCAACAATCCCAGCATTGCTGAAATGAGTAAAGTTTTCGTCATGCTCATAGTAAAGCTCCTTAAATAAAACCCTGTTTTTGGGGGTGGAGGCACATTAAAATTGGTCGCTAATTAGGTTTTTCGTTTTACGTTTTCCCTTGGTTATAGAGAATGCGGTTCATGTAATTCTCTAAGCGCGGAGCGAATAACCCGGAAAGAAGAATTCAACAACAGCATAACAAGACAGGATGCGACGAAAATATCCGCCCATCCCGATTCAAAGTACCAAACTGCTCCCGCTGTGATAAGTACCGATAGATTTGACGCTATGTCATTTCTTGAACATTCCCACACGGAACTCATGTTAATGTCTTCGTTTCTATGCTTCCACAGAAGAAATAGGCATAGCGAATTTGCAGCCAGGCCAGCCAAACTGAAAGCGCCCATGATCTCGTAAGATGGTAGAACAGGCACAATCAACCTCTGAATGATTTGCGCCGAGACCACACACGCCCCGATCAATATCAGGCTACCCTTGAATAAAGCCACTTTCGCCTTGGTGGCAGCTTCTTGGGAAACGGCGTAAAGGCTCAAGCCATACGTTAGCGCGTCGCCGAGATTGTCCAGGCTGTCCGAGAGTAGAGCCGTCGACTTTCCGTAAACGGCTCCGCCGACAATGACAACAAACATAACAGCATTAACGATGAGAACCGCTTTAAGCGTGCCGCGTTGTCGTTCGCGTAATTTCTCAATTGCGCAGTTATTTTCACAACATGAAGCCATATCAAATTCCCTCGTGAACCTAACAAATTGATGAAAGCATAAGTAACCTCTAAGGACTATGGGTGTCGAAACCGTTCTTGAAATTGCAACACCAGACTGTAAATCACAGGAAATACCAAAAGGCTTAATATCAACACGGTGAGCATGCCGCCCAGCGCGGGGGCGGCGATACGCTGGGTGACATCAGCACCAGTTCCGGTCGCCGTCATGATGGGTATCAAACCTATGATGTTGGCCAGCGAGGTAATGGCTACCGGTCGCACCCGTAGAGCCGTCGCCGCTTCGCTAGCCGCTCGGATTTCCTCGCCGGTCAATGGCCCCTGTTTTTGCGCCCGCAGCTTATCAAGTTCAATGTCGATAAAACTCAGCACCATCACCCCGGTTTCCGCCGCCGTACCGGCCAGGGCGATGAAGCCGACATAGACGGTAATCGACAGGTTGTATCCCAACCAGTATATGAACCAAATTCCACCAATCAGGCTGAATGGAATCGCCAACATCACGATAGTCGGCTCGGTGATATTTCGAAAGGCGGTATACAGCAGGATAAAAATCAGCAGTAGCGTGATGGGCACCACGATGCGCAATCGTTCCGCCGCCCGTTCCATGTATTCAAATTGACCGGACCAAGTGACGGTATAACCTGCCGGTATCGTGACATTTTCGGCTAAGGTCTTTTTTGCCTGCTCCACATAACCACCGATGTCAGAGATTTTAAGGTCGACATAAATCCAGGCGTTGGGCCGTGCATCCTCGGTTTTAATCACATCCGTACCGCGTTTAAAGTTGATGTCTGCCACCGATGTTAAAGGAATCTGGCTGCCTGTCGGGGTGGGAATCAACACTCGTCGCAAAGCTTCCGGGTTATCCCGCAGATCGCGCGGATAGCGCAAATTGACCGGATAGCGCTCTAGCCCTTCGACGGTTTCAGTGATGTTCATGCCGCCAATCGCACTTTGAATCACATCCTGTACATCGCCGACCGTTAAGCCGTAACGCGCGGCTGCTTCGCGGTTGATGTCGAAATCCAGAAAATAGCCGCCGACGGCCCGGTCACCGTAGGCAGACAGCGTATCCGGCAGGGTTTTCATCGCCTGCTCGATTTGCAGCGACAGGGATTGCAGCACATTCAGATCGGGACCGGACACCTTGATGCCCACCGGGGTCTTGATGCCGGTAGAGAGCATGTCTATTCGGGTTTTGATGGGCATGGTCCAGGCGTTGGCCAAACCGGGAAAATGGATGGCCTTGTCCATCTCATTCATCAGTTGCCGGGTAGTTTTGGTCGGATCGGGCCACTGTTCTCGCGGTTTTAACTTAATGGTAGTTTCCACCATCATCAACGGCGCGGCATCGGTGGCGGTTTCGGCCCGGCCAATCTTGCCGAACACATGATGCACCTCGGGAAAGGTCTTGATAATCTTATCGGTCTGTTGCAACACTTCCCTAGCTTTGGTGATGGATATGCCCGGAAAAGTAGTGGGCATGTATAAAATATCGCCTTCATCCAGCGGCGGCATAAACTCGCTACCCAGTTTTGATAGCGGATAGAGCGTAGAAGCCATCAGCAGCAGAGCCACGATCAGCGTGGCAGCCCGCCAGCGCATCGCCATCTTTAATACTGGCGAATGGATGGTATGCAGGAAGAGATTGATCGGATTTTTGTGCTCGGGAATAATCTTGCCGCGCACAAAATACCCCATCAATACCGGCACCAGCGTGATGGTCAAGATCGCGGCGGCCGCCATTGCATAGGTTTTGGTGTACGCCAGTGGGCTGAATAGACGGCCTTCCTGCGCTTCCATGGTGATAATGGGCAGGAAGGACACGGTGATCA comes from the Methylomonas sp. LL1 genome and includes:
- a CDS encoding cation transporter, with the translated sequence MASCCENNCAIEKLRERQRGTLKAVLIVNAVMFVVIVGGAVYGKSTALLSDSLDNLGDALTYGLSLYAVSQEAATKAKVALFKGSLILIGACVVSAQIIQRLIVPVLPSYEIMGAFSLAGLAANSLCLFLLWKHRNEDINMSSVWECSRNDIASNLSVLITAGAVWYFESGWADIFVASCLVMLLLNSSFRVIRSALRELHEPHSL
- a CDS encoding efflux RND transporter permease subunit is translated as MTDFIINSVLKDRFMVLLGAIILAIGGVWSFKNMPLDAIPDLSDVQVIIFTDYADQSPQVVENQVTYPLTTAMLAVPHAKVVRGYSFFGLSFVYVIFEDGTDMYWARSRVLEYLNYVKNRLPQSVTPALGPDATGVGWIYEYALVDKTGKHDLAQLRSIQDWYLRYPLQTVPGVSEVASVGGYVKQYQVEVDPNALQAYDIALSTVMMAIKRSNNDVGGRLLEVGETEYMVRGLGYIKSIADLNTIPVGVDANGTPIRLQDVAHVQIGPELRRGVTELNGEGEVAGGVVVMRFGENALATIEDVRKKLDELKKGLPEGVEIVPVYDRGSLIERAVDTLKEALSQELIIVCALVALFLLHLRSALVIVITLPLGILMAFIVMKWQGMNANIMSLGGIALAIGDMVDGGVVMVENAHKHLAEAAEKKQAKLTSQERWQAIGNASREVGSGLFSSLLVITVSFLPIITMEAQEGRLFSPLAYTKTYAMAAAAILTITLVPVLMGYFVRGKIIPEHKNPINLFLHTIHSPVLKMAMRWRAATLIVALLLMASTLYPLSKLGSEFMPPLDEGDILYMPTTFPGISITKAREVLQQTDKIIKTFPEVHHVFGKIGRAETATDAAPLMMVETTIKLKPREQWPDPTKTTRQLMNEMDKAIHFPGLANAWTMPIKTRIDMLSTGIKTPVGIKVSGPDLNVLQSLSLQIEQAMKTLPDTLSAYGDRAVGGYFLDFDINREAAARYGLTVGDVQDVIQSAIGGMNITETVEGLERYPVNLRYPRDLRDNPEALRRVLIPTPTGSQIPLTSVADINFKRGTDVIKTEDARPNAWIYVDLKISDIGGYVEQAKKTLAENVTIPAGYTVTWSGQFEYMERAAERLRIVVPITLLLIFILLYTAFRNITEPTIVMLAIPFSLIGGIWFIYWLGYNLSITVYVGFIALAGTAAETGVMVLSFIDIELDKLRAQKQGPLTGEEIRAASEAATALRVRPVAITSLANIIGLIPIMTATGTGADVTQRIAAPALGGMLTVLILSLLVFPVIYSLVLQFQERFRHP